The sequence below is a genomic window from Haladaptatus sp. R4.
AAGCCGGTTCGCGCCGTCGAGGACGTCTCCTTTTCGATTCGGAAGGGCGAGACGCTCGGCTTGGTCGGCGAATCGGGCTGTGGGAAAAGCACGCTCGCACGGGCCATCCTCCGCCTCGTGGAGCCGACGGACGGGACGGTGTACTTCAAGGGTGAGAACCTGACCACACTGGGCGGTGAGGACCTGCGCGCCCAGCGCAGGGACGTGCAGATGATCTTCCAGGACCCGCAGTCCTCACTGGATCCGCGGATGAAAATCGGTCCCATCGTGGAGGAACCGATGAAGGCCCACGGGCTGTACGACGCTGACGGACGGGAGCAGCGAGCCCGTGAACTGCTGGAGAAGGTCGGACTGGACCCGCAGCACTACAACCGCCACCCGCACGCCTTCTCGGGTGGGCAACGTCAACGGGTGAACTTGGCGCGTGCGCTG
It includes:
- a CDS encoding dipeptide/oligopeptide/nickel ABC transporter ATP-binding protein, with translation MSDTMSTGELADEDTRAGETILEVDGLTKHFSDSGGFLSGLFGEQKPVRAVEDVSFSIRKGETLGLVGESGCGKSTLARAILRLVEPTDGTVYFKGENLTTLGGEDLRAQRRDVQMIFQDPQSSLDPRMKIGPIVEEPMKAHGLYDADGREQRARELLEKVGLDPQHYNRHPHAFSGGQRQRVNLARALSVNPDFIVCDEPVTALDVSIQAQVLNTMRSLQDE